Genomic DNA from Hyphomicrobiales bacterium 4NK60-0047b:
AATGGGTAGCTTTTTTCTCTCACGGCTATTCTGCCGCTGAAGCGGCAGGCCTACGAGGTGCGGCGCAACGCGCCGGACGCCCCTGGCGTCATGTCCCCCAGCCGAAAAGGCTGGGCTCCTTCTTCGTTTAGCACCATCTAGTTTTGTTCATTTTTAGTTTGTTTTTGTTCGTGGAAGGTGACGCCGGGGCTGGTTCTGAAGACGTGTTGGATTAGTTTTATGGCGATGTTTGGTTTTTCTGGGTGTTGATCTTGATACACTCTTATGGCCTCATCTTTTTCAAAATAGACCCGAAACAGTAAATCTCCTCGAAATGGTAGCTCTTCAGGATTTCCTACCCTCTCCTCTTTATCTGCATTCCTTTTTATAATCTGCTCACTTTGCCAAGTTTCATGTCTTTTTGCTTCTTGTTTTTTTACTTCGATCTTTTTCATGGAAATCTGATACCAAAAGTAGAGTGCTAAGCAGCTAAGGAGAAACAGAGGCGGTACCACAATCATCAAAGCCTTTATGCCCTCACCCAAGGATTGATAGGTATCAAACACCTCTTTCCAGAACTCTATATTTTGCATGATGTGTATCCCCCTCACTCTTCCACAACAATAACACTAAATATGTATTATAGTACATGGTAAATGTTGAGCTATCACAGCTCACTATGTCTCATGGAAATCAAAAAGAAATTCGGCTCGAATGTAAGAGACTTGAGGAAGCTAGCGAACATTTCTCAGGAAGAACTTGCTTTGCGTCTCAATGCCGACCAAGCCTATGTTAGCCGCATCGAAGCTGGACAAATGAATGTCACTTTGGAGACAATCGACGAAATTGCCAAAGCGCTTAATGTTTCAGCTAAAGAGTTTTTTGAATGATTTTTTTAGGAGCACTCAGTGAATTCTGTTCATTCCACTCTCTACACTCAGCTGATCGCAGGCTTAAAACAAGCTCGTCTTGATGCTGATCTTACTCAAGTGGAACTTGCTGAGCGCTTAGACAAGCCTCAACCTTACATCGCAAAAATTGAAGGTTGTGAGCGCCGTTTAGACATTGCAGAATTTGTTGAATATGCCACAGCTCTTGGCCATGAACCCGATGCCTTGTTTAAAACGTTGCTTCTTAATGTGAAGCTGTAGAAAACTCCCACTATTGTTAACCTACTTAATCTTGAACTGGTTGCGGATTGCGAGCAGGAGTAGGAAGATGAAGAGTAGGCTTAGGAGTGAGTGGGCTATTCCTTGGACGGCGGCTTTGAAGGGGATGTCTGTTTTTGTGGTGTCTGCTTTCGTTGACTTCGCCTGATAGGTTCTTTTGATTTTTGGGTCGTATGGTTTGGGCTTGTTTTCAGAGTCTCCGTTTTTGTTCGTGCCATTTTTGTTAAGTCCGTAGAGACAGAGCTCGGCTTGTTTGACGATGTTTGTTTTGGTTAGCCCTAGGATGAGCAATGAGTTTTTCAGGCCGATTGTGTAGGCGGCTTGTTTTGGGGTGAGCTGGCTGTTGTGGCATTTGGTTGTATCAACTAGCCCAGCGCCTGAGAGAGTTAGGTTGGCAAAGAGCCAAAGGCAGGCGAACCACCAGAGAGTTGGACGGATGAAAGAACGACCAAAATCTGAAAAGGCTTCATAAAAGACACCTGCCCAATAGCGCATTGAACTTGCTATCCCTTTTTTCCAAGGGAAGAAGAAGTCCGTGATGTGTCTTCGCGAGCGGATTTCTCCGGCGAAGAACTTCATTTCATTTTCATGATCATGCGCCTGAATGGCGAGACGCTTGAGAGCCCGGTAGTGGGCTTCTTCGTCTGGGTTCAGGCGTTTGTTGGTGAATTTATTCCAGATGTGTTTAAGTATCTCACCCTTGTGATAGAGCTTTCGATAATTTGAAGGTGTTAATTTGTAGACAGACCTCCAAAACAGTCTCATAAGGTAAGCTCTATACTGTAAATTCCACCAATATCGTTGCCGTTTTAATGAACTTTGAATTTTTTTTAAGGGAAATGGATAATTCTCATATAGTGGTGCTGGCAACAATTCGATATTGTCTAAACGAGGACTTTCTGCAAAGTTAGCTTGCAAGAAGTTTGGAATGCCACTGTTAAATTTGCAACTTTCCAAAGAGAAATGACTAGTCGATTTAATAGCTAAAAAACTAGCATTTGATTTGAAGTTAACATCTTCAAAAGCTGTGTATCCATTAAATTCAGCTAAGTTGAACAACACTTCTTTATGAAACTTAGATTTTGTAAAATTTGAGTTTCTATTAAATTTTGTTTCACCGAAGTTAGAACTCCCTTCAAATATCACGTCAGCAAAATCAACAAAGTCATTAAAAATTCCATTGCTAAATTTTACATCATCAAAAAATT
This window encodes:
- a CDS encoding helix-turn-helix transcriptional regulator; translation: MEIKKKFGSNVRDLRKLANISQEELALRLNADQAYVSRIEAGQMNVTLETIDEIAKALNVSAKEFFE